In Triticum urartu cultivar G1812 chromosome 6, Tu2.1, whole genome shotgun sequence, the following proteins share a genomic window:
- the LOC125514453 gene encoding mannose/glucose-specific lectin-like — MANTPDLLITPFGGDNLETAELRMQNLYLHHLYGGASPNQEDIITRDDAGKHGFGSTVVHNWTIYDADTAERTLVARAQGLHILAGTWHHSFTVVFEAGRLKGSTLEVMGASVEEHSPWAIVGGTGDLSMARGVIKRRLHRKIDGGLILQLTIHAFCAPESFPAFDTSSVLWGGIKYGSVVKNIVKPWRLESVTIKAEGIVDSIQFSYIDQDGVRRTETRLGEGGGDGSTNTINLAPKEYVKELSGSYTMWADFSQIVLTSLKLVTNFNTYGPFGKGAGTPFKADIPENSIVVGFHGRAARFVNAIGVYTMKTN; from the exons ATGGCCAATACCCCGGATCTCCTGATCACCCCTTTCGGTGGTGACAACTTGGAGACCGCGGAGCTTAGAATGCAAAACCTGTATTTGCACCATCTCTATGGCGGAGCAAGCCCAAACCAAGAAGACATAATTACCAGAGATGATGCCGGCAAGCATGGATTTGGCAGCACCGTCGTTCACAATTGGACAATATATGATGCTGATACTGCCGAGAGAACTCTAGTTGCTCGTGCGCAAGGCCTGCATATCCTTGCTGGGACCTGGCACCATTCATTCACCGTGGTGTTCGAGGCTGGAAG GTTGAAGGGAAGCACTCTAGAGGTAATGGGAGCATCCGTCGAAGAACATAGTCCATGGGCCATTGTTGGTGGAACGGGTGACCTCTCAATGGCACGTGGTGTCATCAAACGGAGGTTGCATCGGAAGATAGATGGTGGACTGATTCTGCAGCTTACCATCCATGCATTCTGCGCCCCGGAG AGTTTCCCCGCTTTCGATACGTCGTCTGTACTATGGGGTGGAATCAAGTATGGTTCAGTTGTCAAAAACATAGTGAAACCTTGGCGCCTAGAAAGCGTGACCATTAAAGCCGAGGGTATAGTGGATTCAATTCAGTTCTCTTATATCGACCAAGATGGGGTGAGGCGTACCGAAACTCGTTTGGGGGAAGGTGGTGGGGACGGCAGCACTAATACG ATCAATTTGGCCCCCAAGGAGTACGTGAAGGAACTGTCGGGATCTTATACTATGTGGGCGGACTTTAGCCAGATAGTTTTAACATCACTCAAGCTTGTCACCAATTTCAATACCTATGGGCCTTTTGGAAAAGGTGCTGGCACTCCTTTCAAAGCTGATATACCAGAAAACAGCATCGTCGTGGGCTTCCATGGACGTGCTGCGAGATTCGTCAATGCAATCGGTGTTTACACCATGAAAACTAATTAG
- the LOC125514452 gene encoding transcription termination factor MTERF4, chloroplastic-like, producing MLQLRSRVIAHLISCPATSPASPVRRLLAAAAPAVSPSPSFVVEEYLVSTCGLTRPEAVKASAKLSHLKSPAKPDAVLAFLAGLGLSAADVASVVARDPQFLCAKVEKTLAPNVVGLTDLGLSPSDIARLVSLSRHKFRCRSIVSRLHYYLTLFGSSDNFLRALKRNFYLLSSDLDGVVKPNVAYLHQCGLGACDIARLCIARPSLLGISTERIRTAVACVEGLGVPCGSPMFRHALNAVAFLSEEKITANVEHLKKMFRWSDAEVGIAFSKAPTLLTRTKESLQRRSEFLISEVGLEPAYIACRPAILTYSLEGRLRPRYYVVKFLKENGLLDHDRDYYAAVMISKKVFVEKFICPHKDAAPHLADDYGAACRGEVPARFSFT from the coding sequence atgcTCCAGCTACGTAGCCGCGTCATCGCCCATCTCATATCATGTCCAGCAACCTCTCCCGCATCCCCTgtccgccgcctcctcgccgccgcggCGCCCGCCGTCTCCCCAAGCCCTAGCTTCGTCGTGGAGGAGTACCTGGTCTCCACCTGCGGCCTCACCCGACCCGAGGCCGTCAAAGCCTCCGCTAAGCTCTCCCACCTCAAGTCCCCCGCCAAGCCCGACGCCGTGCTCGCCTTCCTCGCCGGCCTCGGCCTCTCCGCCGCCGACGTCGCCTCCGTTGTCGCCAGAGACCCGCAGTTCCTCTGCGCCAAAGTGGAGAAAACCCTGGCACCCAACGTCGTCGGGCTCACCGACCTCGGACTCTCGCCTTCTGACATCGCGCGCCTCGTCTCGCTGTCCCGTCACAAATTCCGCTGCAGATCCATTGTCTCCAGGCTGCACTACTACCTCACTCTCTTTGGGTCCTCTGACAACTTCCTGCGGGCCCTCAAGAGGAACTTCTACCTTCTCTCGTCTGACCTCGACGGCGTCGTCAAGCCCAATGTCGCTTATCTGCACCAGTGCGGGCTAGGTGCTTGTGATATTGCCAGGCTCTGCATAGCTAGGCCATCCCTGCTCGGCATCAGCACGGAACGCATCCGCACAGCAGTGGCCTGCGTCGAAGGTCTTGGTGTACCCTGTGGATCTCCGATGTTCAGACATGCGCTAAACGCTGTTGCATTCCTCAGCGAGGAGAAAATCACCGCCAATGTAGAGCACTTGAAGAAAATGTTCAGGTGGTCGGATGCCGAGGTGGGCATTGCTTTTTCTAAGGCTCCAACGTTGCTAACGAGGACCAAGGAATCGCTGCAGCGCAGGTCCGAGTTCCTCATCTCCGAGGTGGGGTTGGAACCGGCATACATTGCTTGTCGTCCGGCAATACTCACATACAGCTTGGAGGGCCGGCTCAGACCCCGGTACTACGTTGTCAAATTTCTCAAGGAAAATGGATTGCTAGATCACGACCGGGACTACTATGCTGCAGTCATGATCAGCAAGAAGGTATTCGTCGAGAAGTTCATATGCCCTCATAAGGATGCTGCACCGCACCTCGCTGATGACTATGGAGCAGCTTGCAGAGGAGAGGTTCCAGCTAGATTCAGTTTCACATGA